In the Corynebacterium kroppenstedtii genome, one interval contains:
- a CDS encoding class I SAM-dependent DNA methyltransferase → MPTWNDILAANPDHSHRYAKRWDVFVAQGRDIDGEARLIDALAQRGSRMLDAGAGTGRVGAYLLKKGHSVTGVDVDPYLVSVAQNRLPDGEWHVADLGDDSPDPQDFPEGPFDIIYSAGNVFPFIAPDHRATAVANLSSRLTNNGRMILGFALDRGYTAPQFLADAQSAGLAPQHMFSSWNADPFDENSTFLVAVLTRG, encoded by the coding sequence ATGCCTACGTGGAATGACATTCTTGCTGCCAACCCTGACCACTCCCATCGCTATGCGAAGCGGTGGGATGTTTTCGTTGCTCAAGGGAGGGATATCGACGGTGAGGCACGCCTCATTGACGCGTTGGCCCAGCGCGGCTCACGGATGCTCGACGCCGGCGCGGGCACTGGAAGAGTAGGAGCATACCTGCTCAAGAAAGGGCACTCCGTCACGGGCGTGGATGTCGACCCCTACTTGGTGTCGGTGGCACAGAACCGCCTGCCCGACGGCGAGTGGCATGTTGCAGATTTAGGCGACGACTCACCCGACCCCCAGGATTTTCCCGAGGGGCCATTCGACATTATTTATTCTGCCGGGAACGTGTTCCCATTCATCGCCCCTGACCACCGTGCAACAGCAGTCGCAAACCTATCGAGCCGACTTACCAACAACGGCCGCATGATCCTTGGCTTCGCCCTCGACCGGGGATACACTGCCCCACAATTCCTTGCCGACGCCCAGTCCGCCGGCCTAGCACCACAACATATGTTTTCATCGTGGAATGCTGATCCCTTCGACGAGAACAGCACCTTCCTTGTTGCCGTGCTGACGCGGGGGTGA
- a CDS encoding aminopeptidase C: MTSSHNHTSDTENSGHSTPAPQYSSRNTGVLAPQAVASLSEAVNSDLSARIAINAVTTTDVDKVALNRQRVISLDHSVSHKTDTWAVANQKKSGRCWIFSGLNSMRGNVMSETGIKDFELSQNYVSFYDKLEKANYFLTAMRELADRPIEDRTIQHLLQAPIDDGGQWNMFVALINKYGVVPQYAMPETQSSSNTRHMNRDLASVLRAGATHIRNAVTVDKENNADSDAVKAVHDDTMTSVYRILTIHLGVPPEKFVWQYRTKDNDFVRKGTITPQEFAATYLPRDLDDYVCVVNDPRSTSPYGDTFTVEYLGNVVGAKPVTYLNAPIEVLKKAALGALVDGNPVWFGCDTLAQSNADQGYWSLDLYNYDTLYGVDLSMSKEDRLLSGDSMMTHAMVFTGVDLVDDADDFDPTTVTSSDALPETVRPRKWRVENSWGPDKADKGFWTMDDSWFSENVYEIAVPKARLPKEYQDALSKEPHVLPAWDPMGALARG; encoded by the coding sequence ATGACTTCCTCTCACAACCACACCTCCGATACCGAAAACTCAGGCCACAGCACGCCGGCACCACAATATTCCTCGCGCAATACCGGCGTTCTGGCTCCTCAAGCTGTCGCGAGTCTTTCTGAGGCAGTGAACTCCGACCTATCAGCCCGGATCGCCATTAACGCGGTGACCACGACCGACGTCGATAAAGTCGCTCTCAACCGCCAGCGGGTAATATCCCTCGACCATTCCGTTTCGCATAAAACGGACACGTGGGCCGTCGCTAATCAAAAGAAATCTGGCAGGTGCTGGATTTTCTCAGGACTTAATTCCATGCGTGGCAATGTTATGTCAGAAACTGGAATTAAAGACTTCGAGCTCTCCCAAAACTATGTTTCTTTCTATGACAAGCTAGAGAAGGCCAATTATTTTCTCACCGCGATGCGCGAATTAGCCGATCGCCCTATCGAGGATCGGACTATCCAGCATCTTTTACAGGCCCCCATTGACGACGGTGGCCAATGGAATATGTTTGTCGCGTTAATCAACAAATATGGCGTCGTACCACAGTACGCTATGCCGGAAACGCAATCGAGCTCTAATACGCGGCATATGAACCGCGACTTAGCGTCAGTTCTGCGTGCAGGGGCGACGCACATCCGCAATGCTGTCACAGTGGACAAAGAGAACAATGCCGATAGTGACGCGGTCAAGGCCGTTCATGACGACACCATGACCAGTGTTTATCGCATTCTCACCATCCACCTCGGTGTGCCACCGGAGAAATTTGTGTGGCAATACCGCACAAAGGATAACGATTTTGTGCGGAAAGGCACGATAACGCCACAGGAGTTCGCCGCAACCTACCTTCCCCGCGATCTCGACGACTATGTCTGCGTCGTGAACGATCCGCGCTCGACCAGCCCCTACGGTGACACATTTACCGTCGAATACCTCGGCAATGTCGTCGGCGCAAAGCCGGTCACTTACCTGAATGCGCCCATCGAGGTGCTGAAGAAAGCCGCCTTGGGTGCGCTAGTTGATGGCAACCCTGTATGGTTCGGGTGCGACACACTGGCACAATCAAACGCTGACCAGGGGTATTGGTCGCTCGACCTTTACAACTATGACACTCTCTACGGTGTGGACCTCTCCATGTCCAAGGAAGACCGGCTGCTGTCCGGCGATTCCATGATGACTCACGCCATGGTGTTTACCGGGGTTGACCTCGTCGACGATGCCGACGACTTCGATCCGACCACTGTCACCTCATCCGATGCCTTGCCAGAGACCGTTCGGCCCCGCAAGTGGCGCGTCGAAAATTCGTGGGGTCCGGATAAGGCCGATAAGGGCTTCTGGACGATGGACGATTCCTGGTTCTCCGAGAACGTGTACGAAATCGCGGTGCCGAAAGCGCGTCTGCCCAAGGAATACCAGGATGCATTGAGCAAGGAACCCCATGTCCTCCCTGCGTGGGATCCTATGGGCGCACTAGCTCGCGGATAA